A stretch of DNA from Clostridiisalibacter paucivorans DSM 22131:
CTAAGTTTTAAAATATTTTTTTCTTCTAATTTTTCTATAACTTCTATTTCTGCTTTTATAGTATCTCCAAATCTAACTGGTGCAGTAAATTTCATTTCTTGGCCTAGGTATATTGTTCCTGGTCCAGGTAATTTAGTACCTAGCACTGCAGAAACAAATCCAGCAGTCAACATACCATGAGCAATTCTACCTTTAAACATAGTTTTTTCTGATACTTC
This window harbors:
- a CDS encoding MaoC family dehydratase, yielding MKGLTMKEINIGDKDFFQKTVTETDVYLYAGVTGDLNPAHINQEVSEKTMFKGRIAHGMLTAGFVSAVLGTKLPGPGTIYLGQEMKFTAPVRFGDTIKAEIEVIEKLEEKNILKLSTVCTNQNGDVVLKGVATVMPPK